Sequence from the Caldilineales bacterium genome:
CACCGCTGTGCTCACCCCGCAAGAGACGAAGCATTTGCTCACGTTTCTGCGCGGCCTGGCCGACAAAGGCCTGACCATCATCTTCATTACGCACAAACTGGAAGAGGTAATGCAGGTCAGTGACCGGGTGACGGTGTTGCGCGACGGCAAGAAAGTGGCGACGGTCGATACGGGTGCCACCAACCCGCACGAGCTGGCCCGGCTGATGGTGGGTCGCGAGGTGCTGATGGAATTGCCGGAGCGGCACGGCCAGCCGGGTGCGGTGGTCTTAGCGGTGCGCGGGCTGCAGGTGCGGGATGAGCGCGGGCTGATGGCCGTGGCGGGCGTGTCCTTCGACGTGCATGAGCGCGAGATCGTGGGCATCGCCGGCGTGTCGGGCAACGGGCAGAGTGAGTTGGCTCTGGCGTTGGCTGGGCTGATGCCTGTGCACGGGGGCGAGATCGAGTTGGCCGGCCAACTTGTCCAGCACCTGGGGCCGCGGTTGGCCAGCGACCTGGGTCTGGCTCATGTGCCCGAAGACCGGCACAAGATGGCGATCATTCTGCCGTTTACCGTGTCCGACAATTTCATCGTCCACGACTATGAGCGAGAGCCTTTCGCCCGCCGCAAGTTTCTCAAAGCTGGCGCCATCCGCGCTTACGCGCAGCAGCTGGTGCGAGCCTACGATGTGCGGCTGGCCTCCATCGAGGATCCGATCTCGAGCCTTTCGGGCGGCAACCAACAGAAGGTGGTGGTGGCGCGGGAGCTCAATCGGCGGCCGCGTTTGTTATTGGTCAATCAGCCCACGCGCGGCATCGACATCGGCGCCACCGAATTCGTGCGCCAGCAGATTTTGGCGCAACGGGATGTCGGGGCGGCTGTGCTGCTGATCTCCACCGAATTGGAGGAAGTCCTGCATCTCAGCGACCGCATCTTGGTGATGTATGAGGGCAAGATCGTGGGCGCAGTGCCGCCCGACCGCACCCTGCTCGACCAGATCGGGCTGATGATGGCGGGGAAGCAAGTGACGGTCTGACACAGGGCCGCCGGCCAAGCTCCGCCGGCCCCCCCACCGGGCGCCTCGGCAACTTCGCGTCCTCGTGGTATCATAGCGGCAACGGCGGGGCCTTTTACGGCTGGGCGCTTGCGTTCGCCTGGTGCAGCCGCCGGCCCCACCTCCCACCCCACCCACCGCACCCAAGGAGCGCCCCCATGCCACACGCAATCATCATCGGCGATGGCCCCGCCGGCCTCAGCGCCGCCCTCTTCCTGGCCAAGAACGGCGTCCCCACCACCGTCTTCGGCCAGGGCAAGACCAATATGAACCTCGCCTTGCTCCACAATTACCTGGGCATCCGTGACATGCTCGGCTCGGACTTCATCGTCATCGCCCGCGAGCAGGCCGCTCACTTCGGCGCCGCCCTGGAAATGAGGGCGGTGACGGGAGTCGAGCCGGCCGAGGGTGGTTTCCGGGTGAGAACCGACGATGGCGAAGCGCACGAGGCTGCTTTCGTCATCCTGGCTGAAGGCAAGACCGCCAAACTGGCCACGGCGCTGGGGCTGGAGAAGAACGACTCCGGCGTGGTGGTGGATCGCGATGGCCGCACGGCCATCCCCGGCCTCTATGCTGTGGGCCGGGCAACGCGACGCACCCGCAGCCAGGCCATCATCTCGGCCGGCGAGGGCGCCGCCGCTGCGCTCGACATCCTCTCGCAGGTGCACGGCAAGGACTTCAACGATTTCGACGAGCCGCCGAAGGGAGGGTAGGCAACAGTCAACAGTCAACAGTCAACAGTCAACGGTCAACGGTCAACGGTTGGCGGATGAAGTGCCCGAATTGTGGTTTCGAGAATCCTGAAGCGGCCAGGTTCTGCATGAACTGCGGCCACAGGCTGGCGCGGGAGGGCGGAGAGCAGAAAGCGGAGGGCGGAGGGCAGAGATCAGAGGGCGGAGAACGGAGGGCGGAGAACGGAACACGGAACACGGAACACGGAACACGGAACGCAGAACCCACCTCCGACCTCAGCCGCTACCTGCCGCCCGAACTGCTGGCCAAGTTGGAGGCTGCTCACGCCGGTGGGCGTATGGCGGGCGAACGGCGGATTGTCACCATCCTGTTCTGCGATGTCAAAGGCTCCACCGCCGCCGCCGAACAACTCGACCCCGAAGACTGGGCTGAGATCATCAACGGCGCTTTCGAGCACATGATCCGACCCATCTACCGTTACGAGGGCACACTGGCCCGGCTGATGGGCGATGCCATCCTGGCCTTTTTCGGCGCCCCCATCGCCCACGAAGACGACCCACAGCGAGCGATCCTGGCCGGGCTGGAGATCCAGGGCGGGATC
This genomic interval carries:
- a CDS encoding FAD-dependent oxidoreductase, with protein sequence MPHAIIIGDGPAGLSAALFLAKNGVPTTVFGQGKTNMNLALLHNYLGIRDMLGSDFIVIAREQAAHFGAALEMRAVTGVEPAEGGFRVRTDDGEAHEAAFVILAEGKTAKLATALGLEKNDSGVVVDRDGRTAIPGLYAVGRATRRTRSQAIISAGEGAAAALDILSQVHGKDFNDFDEPPKGG
- a CDS encoding ABC transporter ATP-binding protein, which produces MSDVILRMENMVKSFPGTIANDGITLEVRQGEIHCLLGENGAGKTVLMSTLYGLHHPDSGQIYYKGQPIQVRSPKDAIRQRIGMVHQHFMLVPTLTVAENLILGRYKSWRVLRDMAPVKEQILKLGEEFGLHTDPDALISQLSVGEQQRVEILKALYHGVDLLILDEPTAVLTPQETKHLLTFLRGLADKGLTIIFITHKLEEVMQVSDRVTVLRDGKKVATVDTGATNPHELARLMVGREVLMELPERHGQPGAVVLAVRGLQVRDERGLMAVAGVSFDVHEREIVGIAGVSGNGQSELALALAGLMPVHGGEIELAGQLVQHLGPRLASDLGLAHVPEDRHKMAIILPFTVSDNFIVHDYEREPFARRKFLKAGAIRAYAQQLVRAYDVRLASIEDPISSLSGGNQQKVVVARELNRRPRLLLVNQPTRGIDIGATEFVRQQILAQRDVGAAVLLISTELEEVLHLSDRILVMYEGKIVGAVPPDRTLLDQIGLMMAGKQVTV